Within Pseudomonas cichorii, the genomic segment CATCTTGCCGGAGCTGTGGTTGGTGATGTAGCGCACCGGGTCGATGTTTTCCTGGGTCGGACCGGCGGTGATCAGCACATGCTTGCCGGTCAGGGTCAGGCGCTGGAAGCAGTCGGCAGCGCACTGGGCCAGGTCGTTGGCTTCGAGCATGCGTCCGAAACCCACGTCGCCACAGGCCTGGCTGCCGGACGCCGGGCCGAAGACGCGGAAACCGCGGTCTTCGAGCAGGCGGGTATTGGCCTGCACCGACTCGTCGCGCCACATGGCCTGGTTCATGGCCGGGGCAATGGCGACCGTTGCGTCGGTGGCCAGGACGATGGTGGTCAGCAGGTCATTGGCAATGCCTTGTGACAGACGAGCGATCAGGTCGGCCGTGGCCGGTGCCACGAGTATCAGATCCGCCCACTTGGCCAGCTCGATATGGCCCATCGCGGCCTCGGCAGCGGGGTCCAGCAGGTCCAGGTGTACGGGGTGCCCGGAAAGGGCCTGCATGGTCAGAGGAGTGATGAACTCGGCGCCACCCTTGGTCATGACGACACGCACTTCTGCGCCGTGATCGCGCAACCGGCGAACCAGTTCGGCGCTCTTGTAGGCTGCGATGCCGCCGCCGACGCCCAGAACGATGCGTTTTCGATACAGCCGCTGCATAGACCTGCCTTTTTGGTCGAGTGAGTACGCGACAG encodes:
- the coaBC gene encoding bifunctional phosphopantothenoylcysteine decarboxylase/phosphopantothenate--cysteine ligase CoaBC, which translates into the protein MQRLYRKRIVLGVGGGIAAYKSAELVRRLRDHGAEVRVVMTKGGAEFITPLTMQALSGHPVHLDLLDPAAEAAMGHIELAKWADLILVAPATADLIARLSQGIANDLLTTIVLATDATVAIAPAMNQAMWRDESVQANTRLLEDRGFRVFGPASGSQACGDVGFGRMLEANDLAQCAADCFQRLTLTGKHVLITAGPTQENIDPVRYITNHSSGKMGFALAEAAVEAGARVTLITGPVNLQTPDRVSRIDVVSARDMLAACEAAIPCDLFIASAAVADYRPEVIAPHKLKKDPANGDGLLLQMVRNPDILATIATRPDRPFSVGFAAETEHLLDYAARKLKDKNLDLIVANDVANPSIGFNSEENACSVIDRALHATLFAQTSKAKIARQLITFIAERMNQV